The proteins below are encoded in one region of Dioscorea cayenensis subsp. rotundata cultivar TDr96_F1 chromosome 18, TDr96_F1_v2_PseudoChromosome.rev07_lg8_w22 25.fasta, whole genome shotgun sequence:
- the LOC120281981 gene encoding probable mitochondrial adenine nucleotide transporter BTL3 — MLRVEDPPGALFVQGGLFLDQWVPPSLLASVTNGNTSVSFPGWGSRRRKSVALGVFMRGGPTFLSVSISVKGGQGFVGEAAGILGQDGKRREEEEEEEEGKKEGKVVEVEDEGVEVRGAGAGAMNTTKHLWAGAVAAMVSRTFVAPLERLKLEYIVRGEQRNLFDLIKHIAATQGLRGFWKGNFVNILRTAPFKAVNFYAYDTYRKQLLKLSGNEETTNFERFVAGAAAGITAAVLCIPLDTIRTKMVAPGGEALGGVIGVFRHMVQTEGFLSLYKGLVPSLISMAPSGAVFYGVYDILKSAYLHSPEGMRRTLLMKQQEGGEMNALDQLELGPARTLIYGAIAGACAEAATYPFEVVRRHLQMQVQATKLNSFATCMKIVEQGGISALYAGLIPSLLQVLPSASISYFVYEFMKIVLKVE, encoded by the exons ATGTTGAGGGTTGAGGATCCTCCGGGTGCACTGTTCGTCCAAGGAGGGCTGTTTCTGGATCAGTGGGTGCCGCCGTCGTTGCTTGCGTCCGTGACAAATGGGAATACATCGGTTTCGTTTCCTGGGTGGGGTTCCCGAAGGCGAAAGTCGGTGGCTTTGGGGGTGTTCATGAGGGGAGGGCCGACGTTTTTGTCAGTGAGTATTTCGGTTAAGGGAGGCCAAGGGTTTGTGGGGGAGGCGGCGGGTATTTTGGGGCAGGATGGGAAGagaagagaggaggaggaggaggaggaggaggggaagAAGGAGGGAAaggtggtggaggtggaggaTGAGGGCGTTGAAGTTCGTGGGGCCGGTGCTGGGGCTATGAATACCACTAAGCATCTCTGGGCCGGTGCTGTTGCTGCCATGGTCTCCAG AACTTTTGTTGCTCCTCTCGAGAGACTGAAGTTGGAGTATATAGTTCGTGGTGAACAAAGGAATCTTTTTGATCTAATCAAGCATATTGCTGCTACTCAGGGTCTGAGAGGCTTCTGGAAGGGAAACTTTGTTAATATTCTTCGTACTGCTCCATTTAAGGCAGTCAATTTTTATGCTTATGATACATATAGAAAACAATTGCTTAAGTTGTCTGGAAATGAGGAGACAACAAATTTTGAGAGGTTTGTTGCAGGTGCTGCAGCTGGGATTACTGCAGCTGTCCTGTGTATACCACTGGATACG ATACGAACGAAGATGGTAGCGCCTGGAGGGGAAGCATTGGGTGGTGTTATTGGTGTTTTTCGTCACATGGTTCAAACTGAAGGGTTCTTGTCACTTTATAAGGGACTAGTACCTTCTCTCATTAGCATGGCTCCGTCTGGTGCAGTTTTCTACGGTGTTTATGACATACTGAAGTCAGCCTATCTCCATTCACCAGAAGGAATGAGGAGGACGTTGCTGATGAAGCAACAAGAGGGTGGAGAAATGAATGCATTGGATCAACTAGAGTTGGGACCTGCAAGGACCTTAATTTATGGGGCCATTGCTGGTGCCTGTGCTGAGGCTGCTACATACCCCTTTGAGGTAGTTAGGAGGCATCTACAAATGCAGGTCCAAGCAACAAAACTGAATTCCTTTGCAACTTGCATGAAGATTGTTGAACAAGGTGGAATTTCTGCACTTTATGCTGGCCTGATTCCCAGCTTGTTACAG GTTCTGCCTTCTGCTTCCATCAGCTACTTTGTTTATGAGTTCATGAAGATAGTCCTGAAAGTAGAGTGA
- the LOC120281978 gene encoding pentatricopeptide repeat-containing protein At4g19890 — MRRITRHSTSRLLLLPFSSHYSPTPPSSHRLHSLQAPTFPLPSPQSIPETACLLVSRAYEDGDRKLRSFQLEITQEQALCIVYLLAEREGSMVALSFFHWAIARSEFRHFMRLFLTTASSLVLRGNLEKAREVMRCMVMCFSEIGRYTEAVDMVLEMRNQGLPLDVHIMNYILRVAVELGFIDHAHQLFDEMPLNGILPDFVTFKTMITGYCNAGCVSDVETLLILVESRGFRIDNVTCTRIVEAFCKKGWHGKVFGVFRKMLDMGLPPNVINYTALIDGLCKRGSVKQAFQVLEEMVGKGMKPNVYTHTTLIDGLCKIGWTERAFRLFLKLVRSESYKPNTFTYTAMIAGYCKERKLGRAEMLLARMQEQGLTPNVNTYTALIDGYCKEGNIEQARGLINIMTKEGCIPNICTYNAVIDGLCNKGRVDEAYRLVKAARRHGLLLDKVSYTILICNHCRRGQTEQALELFNQMVQAGCSPGIHTYTTLISLFCKQRKMEESERLFGECLKLGLVPTKQTYSSMISGYCKDGQVSAGMKLFEKMIKNGCIADSVTYGALISGLCKESRLEEARVLYDAMLDKSFVPCDVTRATLAYEYCKKDQPDNALSILDRLDKKHWIRTANTLVRKLCSEAEVETSSIFLDRILNKDYELDHITYIAFLSACYSRNKYSMASEFSQRISKKVNSSCIQNSPRIT, encoded by the coding sequence ATGCGCCGCATCACCCGCCACTCGACTTCCCGCCTTCTCCTTCTCCCTTTCTCCTCTCACTACTCCCCAACTCCACCAAGCTCTCATCGTCTCCACTCCCTCCAAGCTCCCACCTTTCCACTCCCAAGCCCTCAATCCATCCCCGAAACCGCATGCCTTTTGGTCTCCCGAGCCTACGAAGATGGCGACCGAAAGCTTCGATCTTTTCAATTGGAGATAACCCAAGAACAAGCATTGTGTATTGTTTATTTGCTGGCCGAGCGAGAGGGCTCCATGGTCGCGCTGAGCTTCTTTCATTGGGCGATTGCCCGTTCGGAGTTTCGCCATTTCATGCGGCTCTTTTTGACGACTGCGAGCTCGTTGGTTCTCCGTGGCAACTTGGAGAAGGCCCGGGAGGTGATGCGGTGCATGGTCATGTGTTTTTCGGAGATTGGGAGGTATACAGAGGCTGTGGATATGGTCTTGGAGATGAGGAATCAGGGATTGCCGCTTGATGTTCATATCATGAACTATATTCTTAGAGTTGCTGTTGAATTGGGGTTCATTGATCATGCGCATCaactgtttgatgaaatgccgcTTAACGGGATTTTGCCTGATTTTGTTACTTTTAAGACTATGATAACTGGTTATTGTAATGCTGGTTGTGTTTCAGATGTTGAGACGCTGTTGATACTTGTGGAAAGCCGAGGTTTTCGCATTGATAATGTGACATGTACTAGGATCGTCGAAGCATTTTGTAAGAAAGGTTGGCATGGGAAGGTGTTTGGTGTTTTTAGGAAGATGTTGGACATGGGTTTGCCTCCAAATGTGATAAACTACACTGCTTTGATTGATGGTTTGTGTAAGAGAGGCTCTGTGAAGCAGGCCTTTCAGGTGTTGGAGGAGATGGTGGGGAAGGGAATGAAGCCCAATGTCTACACTCACACCACTTTGATTGATGGGTTGTGTAAGATTGGGTGGACAGAGCGTGCGTTCAGGTTGTTCTTGAAGCTTGTGAGGAGTGAGTCTTATAAGCCGAACACATTCACTTACACAGCGATGATTGCTGGGTATTGCAAGGAGAGGAAGCTTGGTCGAGCAGAAATGTTGTTAGCTCGGATGCAGGAGCAAGGATTGACACCAAATGTCAATACATATACTGCTCTTATTGATGGCTATTGTAAAGAGGGAAATATAGAACAAGCAAGAGGATTGATCAATATCATGACAAAGGAGGGTTGCATTCCGAACATTTGTACATACAATGCTGTCATTGATGGGCTCTGCAATAAGGGTAGGGTAGACGAAGCATATAGACTTGTTAAAGCAGCTCGCCGGCATGGTTTGTTACTCGACAAAGTCTCGTACACCATTCTTATTTGCAACCATTGCAGGCGGGGTCAGACTGAGCAGGCTCTAGAATTGTTCAATCAAATGGTCCAGGCCGGTTGCTCCCCtggtatacatacatatactaCATTGATTTCTTTGTTCTGCAAGCAAAGGAAAATGGAAGAGAGTGAGAGGTTATTTGGGGAATGCCTAAAATTAGGACTGGTTCCAACGAAGCAAACCTACTCTTCAATGATATCTGGGTACTGTAAGGATGGTCAAGTAAGTGCTGGAATGAAGCTCTTTGAGAAGATGATTAAGAATGGATGCATTGCAGACTCAGTTACATATGGTGCCTTGATAAGTGGGTTATGCAAAGAGTCTAGACTGGAGGAGGCAAGAGTTTTGTATGATGCTATGTTAGACAAAAGTTTTGTTCCATGTGATGTTACTCGTGCCACATTAGCTTATGAGTATTGCAAGAAAGATCAACCGGACAATGCATTGTCCATCTTGGATAGATTGGACAAGAAACACTGGATTCGAACAGCCAATACCCTTGTCAGGAAACTTTGTTCTGAAGCAGAAGTAGAGACTTCGAGCATTTTTCTTGACAGAATTCTAAACAAAGACTATGAGCTTGATCATATAACTTATATTGCCTTTCTTAGTGCTTGTTATAGTAGAAACAAATATTCCATGGCTTCAGAATTCTCTCAGAGGATTTCAAAGAAAGTCAATAGCTCTTGTATACAAAACAGTCCTCGGATAACATGA